A genomic region of Elaeis guineensis isolate ETL-2024a chromosome 9, EG11, whole genome shotgun sequence contains the following coding sequences:
- the LOC105051233 gene encoding LOW QUALITY PROTEIN: uncharacterized protein (The sequence of the model RefSeq protein was modified relative to this genomic sequence to represent the inferred CDS: inserted 1 base in 1 codon): MDIILCDELLQEIFQRLPPSSAPSVSLVSKRWLVLLRSSTTSLSIRIPSSPTNSCTSSTATPSLSSILSHYPFLSNLTIRCGTFVTDDHLPSHPSESLSSSDTLLLTVAASDCSHRLYHLRFFPDSTVSPSALVFSASSFTRLTSLQLTSLLPLSFRWLVSFPSLRSFSLVQTRHKQPYYHPAAAAADDDDEEDEGDRIHAALPLETLSLSGIRAADRGLSWLWRRCANLRWLQLRACEGTGDGPSSPFFPXCLHGLLGLELRTCRTIADRVLRRAADHCQFLSSLLLYDGGSRDALRHFIDRRGAALRTLDLRLPLDLHNDHLFAIAADNQLGSGLAALRLQSCCLVTGDGLRSIARAPVGAAMEELALVNCDVVEREPGLLTFLGQSLPQLRRLDLSYNEMLMDKEVGSMLASCQNLVDIRIRGCRALTGASVLSILKYCARRLEVIDITRCPQIGIDVIEILILNACRLSHVIVEESKVSEPAKEWVSRKAIKID; this comes from the exons ATGGATATTATCCTCTGCGATGAGCTCCTCCAAGAGATTTTCCAACGCCTCCCTCCCTCTTCTGCCCCATCCGTCTCTCTCGTCTCCAAGCGCTGGCTCGTCCTCCTCCGCTCCTCTACCACCTCGCTCTCCATCCGCATCCCTTCTTCTCCCACCAATTCTTGTACTTCTTCTACTGCCACACCTTCTCTCTCGTCCATCCTCTCCCACTACCCTTTCCTCTCCAACCTAACCATTCGCTGCGGCACCTTCGTCACCGATGACCATCTGCCTTCTCATCCTTCTGAATCCCTGTCCTCCTCCGATACCCTCCTCCTCACTGTCGCCGCCTCCGATTGTTCCCACCGCCTTTACCACCTCCGCTTCTTCCCCGATTCCACCGTCTCCCCTTCTGCCCTCGTCTTCTCTGCCTCTTCCTTCACTCGCCTCACCAGCCTCCAACTTACCTCCCTCCTCCCCCTCTCTTTCCGTTGGCTCGTCTCCTTCCCCTCTCTCAGATCCTTCTCCCTCGTCCAAACACGCCACAAGCAGCCATATTATCatcctgctgctgctgctgctgatgatgatgatgaagaggaTGAGGGTGACCGGATTCATGCGGCGCTGCCTCTGGAGACTCTGTCCTTATCCGGAATCCGTGCGGCCGACCGCGGCCTGTCGTGGCTGTGGCGCCGGTGCGCCAACCTCCGCTGGCTTCAGCTGCGGGCCTGCGAGGGAACCGGCGACGGCCCCTCATCCCCCTTCTTCC TCTGCCTCCACGGCCTCCTCGGCCTCGAGCTCCGCACCTGCCGCACCATCGCCGACAGGGTCCTCCGCCGCGCCGCCGATCATTGCCAGTTCCTCTCCTCTCTGCTCCTCTACGATGGTGGCAGCCGCGACGCGCTCCGCCACTTCATCGACCGCCGCGGGGCTGCCCTCCGCaccctcgacctccgccttccccTCGACCTCCACAATGACCACCTCTTCGCCATCGCAGCTGACAACCAGCTCGGCTCTGGCCTTGCGGCCCTCCGCTTGCAGAGCTGCTGCCTTGTCACTGGAGATGGTCTCCGCTCCATCGCCCGGGCTCCAGTTGGTGCAGCCATGGAGGAACTGGCCCTGGTCAACTGCGATGTCGTCGAAAGAGAGCCTGGCCTTCTCACCTTCCTTGGCCAGAGCCTGCCGCAGCTCCGGAGGCTGGATTTGTCGTATAACGAGATGTTGATGGATAAGGAGGTAGGTTCAATGCTGGCGTCGTGCCAGAACCTGGTTGACATCAGAATAAGAGGTTGCAGGGCTCTGACGGGTGCTTCAGTGCTTTCCATTCTTAAATACTGCGCTCGACGGCTAGAAGTCATTGACATCACCCGGTGCCCGCAAATTGGTATTGATGTCATTGAGATTCTTATTCTGAATGCCTGCCGGTTGAGTCATGTTATTGTGGAGGAAAGCAAGGTGTCGGAACCTGCCAAGGAATGGGTGTCCCGGAAAGCAATCAAGATTGATTGA